In Campylobacter showae, the genomic stretch CTCGCTGAGCACCCATAGCTTCACATCAAGCTTAGGCGAATCTATCATCCACTCGCCCCGTAAACGGCGTCCGCAAGCCCACCTTCGTGATCTGCGAGATCAGAGCTCTCCTGCACGCGCACGGATTTTATTTCGTTAAGCATTTTTAAAAACTCGTCATCACCGAGAAACTCGGCAAAAATTTTTAAATTTCGAACGTGCGCTAAAGCTAGGCTCTTAAGTCCTTCGTCATCAAATTTCGGATCCTGCGGCGGGCAAAAATACCCCGGCGCCACGTCCTGATCGAACGCCTCTCGCGTTTGCTGCGCCGCGACTGAGTAGATCGGCATTATGCGCGCTTGCAGCTCGGTGCCGTTTTGCAGCGGCGCAAACACCGTTTCTATACCGATGCCATCGGGCATAAAGCACTGAAAAAGTCCGTAAAACTTATCCTGCAGATCTATCTCTTTGCAATCTAAATCAAGATCCAGCCCTGCAGCCTCGTCAATGCGGCGCGCGTACTCGAAAATCGTCATTTTTCTCCCCAAATTTGGATTAAATTTGAGGCATTATGCCCTAAATAGCTTCAAAAGGTGGAAAAAGATTTTTTAAAATTCAGTTTTTAAATTTGCTGGTATTAAGTTTTTATTGCCTTAAATTTAACAATCCATAATAAAATCATACAATATGCGTTAAGGTTAAAATCTCAAATTTAACCTTACCAAACCTATCTTCTAGCTCGTTATTTGCCAAAACCGAAACTACGAATTTATCGTTTTTAAAGATATAGTATTTCTTAAATTTAAATGCGCTCAGCACGAAAAACATCGCCGTAAACGCAAGCTTTAGCGCAAAAAACTATCGGAAAAGCTAGAGCGTTTTCATACTTTTCATTAAAATTTTTACCGCCTGATACATAGTCTTTTGCCTCGCCTTCGATAGGGTAAAAACCATAGCCGATTTGTAAATCATCATTAAACTCAAGCCGAATTTGATCCGCCTGAGCTTTAAAAAATTTAGAATCTAACCCGTAAGAGTCGTGGAGTAAATAGTCGCCGTATATCCTCGTGTAAATCTTTTTTCTGTTTTCAAAAACAGCACCGCAGAAAAATACGCACTCCCGAGCATCCCGATAATACCGGTAGCCAAAGCCGCTTTTCTGATATGTTCGTCAAAAGAGTCGGGTTTTGGCTCAAGGTTGTTGCAAATCAAAAACAAAGATAGCACGACAAAAACAGTCGTAGTTATAAAAGCGATTTTGATTTTATAGTCATTTTTGACGACAATCGGCTTTTTGTCGTAATTTCTAATGGTATTCCTTTTGAGAACATTTCGCACTTTTTCTCGCTCTAAATTTTCACTTTTATGCATTTTTGCTTTTACTATCTTTTCAAAGAAGACTACGCATATCGAAGTTAAAATCAAGACAAAAACAGCATAAATACCGAAATAAATGATGCCTTCTATAAAGCGCATTTGGACACTCCTTTTTAATTGACCGTGTTTATTTTCAATTAAATCGTCCGCAACTCTATCTAAAATCAACTCCCGCCGCTAAGCAATCGGTTAAAGTCCTAATTTTATTCATTCCTAAGCGTCTCAAGCACGTTTATCTGCGCGGCTTTTTTAGCCGGATAAAACGACGAAAACGCCACGATGACGACTGCTCCGACCAAGATCATGGCAAGATCAAGTAAGGATAGCTCCATAGGAAGCTTTGCGCTGCCGTAGACGTCAGCCGGCAAATTTACGATATCAAAGCTACCGAGCAACCACACGCCAAAGAGCCCGAGCAAGAGCCCAAACACTATCCCGCCTCCGCCTATCGTGGCCCCGAGAGCAAAAAAGCTCTTTTTTATCTCAGCTTTGCTAGCACCCAGCGAGAGTAGTAGCGCGATCTCTTGGCGGCGGTTCATGACGGTCATGAGTAGCGAGCTTACGATATTTAGCGAGGCAACCAGGATGATGAGCATCAAAACGATGAAAAGCGCGCGCTTTTCGAGCGCCAAGGCGGAGAAAAAGTTGCCATTTTGTTGCCACCAGCCGATAGCTTTTTGCCCTAGACGTAGCTCGCGCGAGATCTTTTCGATGTCGGCGAACGGATCGTTTGAAAACACGTGTATACCGTCAAATTTACCCTCGTCGTACTCGAGTATCTTGCGCAGCGCCTCCACGCTCGTGTATAGATAGCTTTTATCGTAGGCGACAAGCCCCGAGCTAAACGAGCTCACGACGTCAAAGCGCTTCATTTTTGGCGTTAGCGCAAAGCCGCTCGGGTCGTTTTTAGTAAAAATGAGCGTGAGTTTGTCGTTTTCGTTTATCATAATTTCGTTTTTGACGCCTTGCCCTACGAGCAGGCTGTATCCGTCTAGCTCGCGGTCCTCAAGGCCTGCCGCCACGACCGAGTTTATCTGCTTTTCGTCGGCTGAATTTACGCCAAAAAGCAGTCCGCCCTCAAAGCTATTTGCCCCCTTTATGATAACTTGACTCATGATATATGGGCTAAATTTGAGATTCGGAAACTTCTGCTTGAGCTCGCTAACGTCGCTCTCGTCGATATTGCCGCGTATGGCGGAGAGGATCGTGATCGGGTAGTTCATGGTAAAAAGTTTGCGCTCAAACTCCTTATCAAAGCCGTTCATGATCGCCATCGCGACGATGAGCACCATGAGTCCGACGCCCACACCTAGAAACGCCAAAAGTGCCGAAAGCATGATAAAGGGCTGGGTTTTGTCAAACCGTAGATATTTGAAAAGCAGATATTTGGTTAGGTTCATTTGATTTTCCGTTGTTTAAATTTGGGCTTTGGCTTGCTCGCTACTTTTGCGTCGCTTGATCTTATTTAAATTTGTGTCAAGTGCGTTAAATTTGTCCATCCGTGTAAATTTGACGTCAAATTTTTAAACCGCTTGCAAAAGCTAGGTGTTAAATTTACGACTTCGCGCCGCTATAAAAACGGCGGCTAACTTAAATACAAAATTTAGCAAGTCGCCGCCAAAACGCCAAAGCTAAATTTTATCCCAATCCTCCGCAAAAGCTCCTTTTTTAGGGCCGCTCTTGCCGTGGCAGTCTTTGTACTTTTTGCCGCTTCCGCACGGGCACGGGTCGTTTCGCGATACTTTTTTACCGGGCTTTTCTTCGCCATCGGATGCGCGGGTAGTCTCGCTATCTTGCGCTTCTTGCGGCGCAGACTCACTAGGCTCGGAGAAGCTTAGGCGCACGGCCGTTAGTATCTTGATACTCTCAAATTTGATGCGGCTAACGAGCTCCATAAAGAGGTTAAAGCTCTCTTTTTTATACTCGGTGAGCGGATCTTTTTGGTTGTAGCCACGCAGTCCGATGCCGGTTTTTAGGATGTCCATCTGATATAGATGCTCGCGCCACGCGGTATCTAATACCTGCAGGCAAAGCACCTTTTCTAGGTATCTGCGCTGACCCTCGCCTATGACGCCCATTTTTTCTTCGTAGTCGGCTTCAAATTTAGCCGTTATCTTCTCGGCAAGCTCGGCGTAGTCGAGATCTTTTAGCTCATCTGGCTGCATAA encodes the following:
- a CDS encoding ABC transporter permease: MNLTKYLLFKYLRFDKTQPFIMLSALLAFLGVGVGLMVLIVAMAIMNGFDKEFERKLFTMNYPITILSAIRGNIDESDVSELKQKFPNLKFSPYIMSQVIIKGANSFEGGLLFGVNSADEKQINSVVAAGLEDRELDGYSLLVGQGVKNEIMINENDKLTLIFTKNDPSGFALTPKMKRFDVVSSFSSGLVAYDKSYLYTSVEALRKILEYDEGKFDGIHVFSNDPFADIEKISRELRLGQKAIGWWQQNGNFFSALALEKRALFIVLMLIILVASLNIVSSLLMTVMNRRQEIALLLSLGASKAEIKKSFFALGATIGGGGIVFGLLLGLFGVWLLGSFDIVNLPADVYGSAKLPMELSLLDLAMILVGAVVIVAFSSFYPAKKAAQINVLETLRNE